The following coding sequences are from one Aethina tumida isolate Nest 87 chromosome 2, icAetTumi1.1, whole genome shotgun sequence window:
- the LOC126264534 gene encoding uncharacterized protein LOC126264534, translated as MPQCAVVTCNNYYGKTKGSHVIYHMWPTCPKRSAKWLELCGTSEPGYSRVCSEHFSEKCYKRDLEHELLGLPLRRKLKKDALPDRRLPGRKNNCRKENNLQGNAKKRNSKESLPKNISNSKENVSDNNDSQKQEVVLKDKNKNIEGNDSQNLTEGDSEDCIIIDEKDTKPTIIDEEPNKKAKDKESFIIIRRSNKTKLPMRSSIRIAKKKSIESLSDSFTTKINNKTNQNFKTKAEKFSDKLKFLAKLELKLEQRSITLTPIKPTSQLDHR; from the coding sequence ATGCCACAGTGTGCGGTGGTcacttgtaataattattacggAAAAACCAAGGGTAGTCATGTTATCTATCACATGTGGCCGACCTGTCCGAAACGGTCAGCAAAGTGGTTGGAATTGTGCGGAACCTCAGAGCCGGGCTATTCTCGCGTGTGCAGCGAACATTTTTCGGAGAAATGCTATAAGAGGGATCTGGAACACGAACTGCTGGGGTTGCCCCTGAGGCGGAAGCTGAAGAAGGACGCCCTTCCGGATCGCAGACTGCCCGGACGGAAGAACAACTGTAGGAAGGAGAACAACTTGCAAGGGAACGCTAAGAAAAGGAACAGTAAGGAGAGTTTGCCAAAAAATATCAGTAACAGCAAGGAAAACGTAAGCGACAATAATGACTCTCAAAAGCAGGAGGTGGTTCtcaaagacaaaaacaaaaacatagaAGGCAACGACAGTCAAAATCTCACAGAAGGCGACAGTGAAGATTGTATAATCATCGATGAAAAAGATACTAAACCCACTATTATTGATGAGGAACCAAATAAAAAAGCCAAAGACAAAGAGAGCTTTATAATCATACGCAGGAGCAACAAAACGAAACTTCCAATGCGATCCAGCATCCGCATCGCTAAAAAAAAGTCCATAGAATCTTTAAGTGACTCGTTCACCACCAAAATCAATAACAAAACGAACCAGAATTTTAAAACGAAAGCTGAAAAATTCTCGGACAAGTTAAAATTCCTTGCcaaattggaattaaaattgGAACAAAGAAGTATTACGCTCACACCAATTAAACCCACCTCGCAATTGGATCACAGGTAA
- the LOC109606955 gene encoding TBP-related factor-like: MDTQNETTLKHEPTPENKNENSVEYVPLHGEPFQVVSHNCISTVDLSTTLDLITINAKTRNSEYNPQRFHGVVMRIREPRSTALIFKTGKIVTTGTRNGAEALLAAKKFTRILQKLGFDVGFNNYKLQSVVATCDLKFPIKLEEMSQLHGQFCRYEPEIFPGLIYRLIRPRLTMLIFVNGKIVFTGAKSMNDVVGALDVMYPILKSFKKR; encoded by the coding sequence ATGGACACACAAAACGAAACCACCTTAAAACATGAACCGACTCCAGAAAACAAGAATGAAAACAGCGTGGAATACGTTCCGCTTCACGGAGAACCGTTTCAAGTAGTGTCGCACAACTGCATCTCCACGGTGGACCTGTCAACAACTCTAGACCTGATAACAATAAATGCCAAAACCAGGAACTCGGAGTACAATCCGCAACGATTCCACGGCGTGGTGATGAGAATCCGGGAACCGAGAAGCACCGCGCTGATCTTCAAGACCGGCAAAATCGTGACGACCGGTACCCGGAACGGTGCAGAAGCACTGTTGGCCGCCAAAAAGTTCACGCGCATCCTGCAAAAGCTCGGCTTCGACGTGGGTTTCAATAATTACAAGTTGCAGAGCGTGGTGGCGACCTGCGACTTGAAATTCCCCATCAAGTTGGAGGAGATGAGTCAGTTGCACGGACAGTTCTGCAGGTATGAGCCGGAAATTTTTCCCGGTCTGATTTACAGGTTGATCAGGCCCAGGTTGACCATGCTGATTTTTGTTAATGGGAAGATCGTTTTTACCGGTGCCAAAAGCATGAACGACGTGGTGGGAGCTTTGGATGTTATGTACCCGATTTTGAAAAGCTTTAAGAAGAGATAA